A region of Halalkaliarchaeum desulfuricum DNA encodes the following proteins:
- a CDS encoding Glu/Leu/Phe/Val family dehydrogenase, which yields MVLDRMTDYGHEAVTYVSDPETGLQAIVAVHDTTLGPALGGTRMLPYDTEADALQDVLRLSKAMTYKAAAADLDLGGGKAVIVGDPEQKTAEMMAAYGQAVDALGGRYITSVDINTGVEDLDVIADHTDHVVGVSDGLGDPSPVTAYGVFRGVEETARYELDRPVSELSVTIQGIGKVGTGLAERLLERGADVTVSDVDTDQLESFADEYGVATVAPEDVYAEPCDVFAPCAIGGVLNDDTIPQLNCEIVAGGANNVLKRRDHAEMLQDRGIRYAPDYVINAGGLITVHTEHVDGTIEDAFEKADAIGDRLIELYERADDRGVTPLQAAREYAEERLERGRDPLATPA from the coding sequence ATGGTTCTCGACCGGATGACCGACTACGGCCACGAGGCGGTAACGTACGTTTCGGACCCGGAGACGGGTCTCCAGGCGATCGTCGCCGTACACGACACCACGCTCGGGCCGGCGCTGGGCGGAACGCGGATGCTTCCGTACGACACCGAGGCTGACGCGCTCCAGGACGTGTTGCGTCTCTCGAAGGCGATGACGTACAAGGCGGCGGCCGCCGACCTGGACCTCGGGGGAGGCAAGGCCGTCATCGTTGGCGACCCGGAACAGAAGACTGCGGAGATGATGGCCGCCTACGGACAGGCGGTCGACGCGCTCGGTGGTCGCTACATCACCTCGGTCGACATCAACACCGGCGTCGAAGACCTGGACGTCATCGCCGACCATACCGACCACGTGGTGGGTGTAAGCGACGGGCTGGGCGATCCGTCGCCGGTGACCGCCTACGGCGTCTTTCGCGGGGTCGAGGAGACCGCGAGATACGAACTCGATCGACCAGTGTCGGAGCTCTCGGTGACGATCCAGGGCATCGGCAAGGTCGGGACGGGGCTGGCCGAACGGCTACTCGAGCGGGGGGCCGACGTGACGGTGTCGGACGTCGACACCGACCAGCTGGAGTCGTTCGCGGACGAATACGGCGTCGCCACCGTCGCACCCGAGGACGTCTACGCGGAGCCGTGTGACGTGTTCGCGCCGTGTGCGATCGGCGGCGTGTTGAACGACGACACGATCCCGCAACTGAACTGCGAGATCGTGGCCGGCGGAGCGAACAACGTACTGAAGCGTCGCGACCACGCGGAGATGCTCCAGGACCGCGGGATCCGGTACGCCCCGGATTACGTCATCAACGCCGGCGGACTCATCACCGTCCACACCGAGCACGTGGATGGCACGATCGAGGACGCCTTCGAGAAGGCAGACGCGATCGGCGACCGGCTAATCGAGCTGTACGAGCGCGCCGACGATCGTGGCGTGACCCCCCTGCAGGCCGCCCGGGAGTACGCCGAAGAACGGCTCGAACGTGGGCGCGACCCGCTCGCGACGCCGGCCTGA
- a CDS encoding phosphoribosyltransferase → MSGQTPFHDRTDAGERLAAELRERDVEADLVLAIPRGGLPLGRPVADELGVPLDVVVAKKIGAPGNPEYAIGAVASDGSVWRNEEAFRRRPVDEEYFRRKRDEEAENARRKAERYREGGPEPEVAGKRVVLVDDGVATGSTARACIEQLHNAGAERIVLAVPVGPPETIEELAKITDEVVCLERPGYFTGVGGFYRRFDQVSDEEAIAYLE, encoded by the coding sequence ATGTCCGGGCAGACTCCATTCCACGATCGAACGGATGCGGGCGAGCGTCTCGCGGCGGAACTTCGCGAGCGGGACGTCGAGGCCGACCTGGTGCTCGCAATCCCGCGGGGAGGCTTGCCGCTGGGGCGGCCAGTCGCCGACGAACTGGGAGTGCCGCTCGACGTCGTCGTCGCCAAGAAGATCGGCGCACCCGGGAACCCCGAGTACGCCATCGGGGCGGTCGCGAGCGACGGAAGCGTCTGGCGCAACGAGGAGGCGTTCCGGAGGCGCCCGGTCGACGAGGAGTACTTCCGGCGAAAGCGGGACGAGGAAGCGGAGAACGCGCGGCGAAAAGCCGAGCGATACCGCGAGGGCGGGCCCGAACCCGAGGTTGCCGGAAAGCGGGTCGTCCTGGTAGACGACGGGGTAGCAACGGGCTCGACCGCCCGTGCGTGTATCGAACAACTGCACAACGCGGGGGCCGAACGGATCGTTCTCGCCGTTCCGGTCGGTCCTCCCGAGACGATCGAGGAACTAGCGAAGATTACCGACGAGGTGGTCTGTCTGGAGAGACCGGGGTATTTCACTGGAGTCGGCGGGTTCTACCGACGGTTCGATCAGGTGTCCGACGAGGAGGCGATAGCGTACCTCGAGTAG
- the gfcR gene encoding transcriptional regulator GfcR, with translation MKNVDDLIESAAELAERGLSKGEIADELNVSRETASWLVERSGANRVESTPEPATARPADIHVDWSAIGRDSARLTHVGRAMADLLSKQGEEVDLTIGIEKAGAPIATTVARELDTDLGTYAPAKHQWDEGDIAEKGGGFSQNFATIRDRECYVVDDTITSGTTLTETVEAVRAQGGTPVACCVLVDKQGVEEIDDVPVYSLVNVVQVARESDSE, from the coding sequence ATGAAGAACGTTGACGACCTGATCGAAAGCGCAGCCGAACTCGCGGAACGCGGACTCTCGAAAGGGGAGATCGCAGACGAACTGAACGTCTCCCGGGAGACCGCAAGCTGGCTGGTGGAACGCAGCGGCGCGAACCGGGTTGAATCCACGCCGGAGCCCGCCACCGCCCGTCCCGCCGACATCCACGTCGACTGGAGCGCGATCGGCCGCGACTCCGCCCGACTCACCCACGTCGGCCGGGCGATGGCGGACCTGCTCTCGAAACAGGGCGAGGAGGTCGATCTCACGATCGGCATCGAGAAGGCCGGTGCGCCGATTGCGACCACCGTCGCGCGCGAACTCGACACCGACCTGGGGACGTACGCGCCGGCGAAACACCAGTGGGACGAGGGCGACATCGCCGAGAAGGGCGGCGGGTTCTCCCAGAACTTCGCGACGATCCGCGACCGGGAGTGTTACGTCGTCGACGACACCATCACCTCCGGGACGACGCTCACAGAGACGGTCGAGGCGGTCCGCGCGCAGGGAGGCACCCCGGTCGCCTGCTGTGTCCTCGTCGACAAACAGGGCGTCGAGGAGATCGATGACGTGCCCGTCTACTCGCTTGTGAACGTCGTCCAGGTCGCCCGCGAGAGCGACAGCGAATAA
- a CDS encoding glucose 1-dehydrogenase, whose protein sequence is MEAIAVRREGGNATVERIEKPRPEPSTGEALVRTLRVGVDGTDHEVIEGVHGDFPEGEDHLVLGHEAVGVVEDANGTALEEGELVVPTVRRPPNGTNDYFERGEPDMAPEGQYLERGIVGAHGFMAEYFTSPAEYLVRLPPELAEWGFLVEPLSITEKAVEHAEATRSAFDWQPESALVLGNGSLGLITLAAFEREYDRTYCLGRRERPDPTIDIIEWLGSTYVNSTETPVSEIPAAYEAMDLIYEATGYAPHAFETIEALAPNGVGALLGVPGDWSFEIDGGKLHREFVLHNKALVGSVNSHAGHFEAAIDTLAGLDEAFLDRLVTGVYGLDEYETAFADDDTTIKTAVEFASHEER, encoded by the coding sequence ATGGAAGCCATAGCGGTTCGGCGCGAGGGCGGGAACGCCACCGTTGAGCGCATCGAAAAGCCCCGTCCGGAACCGTCCACGGGGGAGGCGCTGGTCCGGACGCTCCGCGTCGGCGTCGACGGCACCGACCACGAGGTCATCGAGGGGGTTCACGGGGACTTCCCCGAAGGGGAGGACCACCTCGTGCTCGGCCACGAAGCCGTCGGCGTGGTCGAGGACGCGAACGGCACCGCCCTCGAGGAGGGCGAACTGGTCGTACCGACGGTGAGACGCCCACCGAACGGGACGAACGACTACTTCGAACGGGGAGAGCCCGACATGGCGCCCGAGGGACAGTACCTCGAGCGGGGGATCGTCGGTGCCCACGGGTTCATGGCGGAGTACTTCACCTCCCCTGCGGAGTATCTGGTACGGCTGCCGCCGGAACTCGCGGAGTGGGGGTTTCTGGTCGAACCGCTCTCGATCACCGAAAAGGCGGTCGAACACGCCGAGGCCACGCGGTCGGCGTTCGACTGGCAGCCCGAATCGGCGCTCGTGCTCGGCAACGGCAGTCTCGGACTGATCACCCTGGCGGCGTTCGAACGGGAGTACGACCGGACGTACTGTCTGGGCCGGCGCGAGCGTCCGGATCCGACGATCGACATCATCGAGTGGCTCGGTTCGACGTACGTCAACTCCACGGAGACGCCGGTGTCGGAGATCCCGGCGGCGTACGAGGCGATGGATCTGATCTACGAGGCGACCGGCTACGCCCCGCACGCGTTCGAGACGATCGAGGCGCTGGCGCCCAACGGCGTCGGCGCGCTACTGGGCGTCCCCGGGGACTGGTCGTTCGAGATCGACGGGGGGAAGCTCCATCGGGAGTTCGTCCTCCACAACAAGGCGCTCGTGGGTAGCGTGAACTCCCACGCCGGCCACTTCGAGGCGGCGATCGACACGCTTGCCGGCCTCGATGAGGCGTTCCTCGACCGGCTTGTCACCGGCGTCTACGGGCTCGACGAGTACGAGACGGCGTTCGCGGATGACGACACGACTATAAAAACAGCCGTCGAATTTGCATCTCATGAAGAACGTTGA
- a CDS encoding MFS transporter: MRPRTWDTTTFATMRRCITATPSLPRVRCCRNARAVPAVAVGVVPFLAIALCLGVALFTIQPLQQATVASYSSPETRGLSFGYTYLAIFGIGALGAGLAGTVLTYADVNVLFVVLAVIAILGSVLAFGVRQIGR; encoded by the coding sequence ATGCGACCGCGAACCTGGGATACGACGACGTTCGCCACCATGCGCCGGTGTATCACGGCGACACCATCTTTGCCGAGAGTGAGGTGCTGTCGAAACGCGAGAGCAGTTCCCGCAGTCGCCGTCGGTGTGGTCCCGTTCCTGGCGATCGCCCTGTGTCTCGGCGTCGCGCTGTTTACGATCCAGCCGCTCCAGCAGGCCACGGTCGCGAGTTACTCCTCACCAGAGACGCGGGGACTCTCGTTCGGCTACACGTACCTCGCCATCTTCGGGATCGGCGCTCTCGGCGCCGGGCTGGCCGGAACCGTCCTGACGTACGCCGACGTCAATGTGCTGTTCGTGGTGCTCGCAGTGATTGCGATACTCGGATCTGTCCTCGCGTTCGGCGTCCGACAAATCGGTCGATAA
- the serB gene encoding phosphoserine phosphatase SerB, with protein sequence MSFVVFDFDGTLSETDATVLLGREYGVGSEIRGLTEQGLRGEVEFERSLRQRAALLEGMPEREVEAAFERCKLREGAAELITALRRSGVTVAIVTGAPEDGVEAALERAGVAVDHLVANELPMENGALTGEIEGLLVDAGKDRALQELAAAEGVDAGEVIAVGNGAMDLPMLRAAGTAIGFQPEPLVEEYADEVVTSIRKLRLYFEQHGVIDVGNEE encoded by the coding sequence ATGAGCTTCGTGGTTTTCGACTTCGACGGGACGCTCTCTGAAACGGACGCCACCGTACTGCTCGGACGCGAATACGGCGTCGGTTCCGAGATCCGGGGCTTGACGGAGCAGGGACTCCGCGGCGAGGTGGAGTTCGAACGGTCCCTTCGACAGCGGGCCGCCCTCCTCGAGGGGATGCCCGAACGCGAGGTGGAGGCGGCCTTCGAGCGGTGCAAACTACGGGAGGGTGCCGCCGAACTGATAACCGCCCTCAGACGGTCGGGGGTGACTGTCGCTATCGTCACCGGTGCACCCGAGGACGGCGTCGAGGCCGCGCTCGAACGGGCCGGTGTCGCGGTCGATCACCTCGTCGCGAACGAGTTGCCGATGGAAAACGGCGCGCTCACTGGCGAAATCGAGGGACTGCTCGTCGACGCGGGCAAGGATCGGGCCCTCCAGGAGCTGGCCGCCGCCGAGGGCGTCGACGCGGGGGAGGTCATCGCGGTCGGCAACGGCGCGATGGACCTGCCGATGCTACGGGCCGCCGGAACAGCGATCGGGTTCCAGCCGGAACCGCTCGTGGAAGAGTACGCCGACGAGGTCGTCACGTCGATTCGGAAACTTCGACTCTACTTCGAGCAACACGGCGTCATCGACGTCGGCAACGAGGAGTGA
- a CDS encoding NAD(P)/FAD-dependent oxidoreductase, which translates to MRVAIVGGGIVGLASAYYLADRDVSVAVYEKDSIGGGSTGRANGGIRAQFTSPIHVRFSRESMPVWGSFEKTFGVEIGYRRTGYLFLARTEGTAEHLRENVARQNDLGVPSDYLSPSEAIEHCPGLYADRYVGAAYSPTDGFADPHLALQGFLRGAGEAGAEIHTGVEVTDLQVRDGRVERIETEDGVSEVDFVVNAAGPWAGEIAEMVGLDLPVSPRRRQLLLAEPEPPLPPDAPMTVDVDESVHFRPESDGAAIVGGRNADGDPEHDPDRYRTSNDPDWTVDTLERAADVATYFGPETAVVRGWAGLYTVTPDHHPIVEEPIPGFVNAVGFSGHGFMHAPATGQVVAELILDDTPETVDVSPLSADRFERDAELHEGTVID; encoded by the coding sequence ATGCGCGTTGCGATCGTCGGCGGCGGGATCGTCGGTCTGGCGAGCGCGTACTACCTGGCCGATCGGGACGTCTCCGTCGCCGTCTACGAGAAGGACTCCATCGGGGGCGGGAGCACCGGTCGGGCGAACGGGGGGATTCGCGCCCAGTTCACCTCGCCGATACACGTGCGGTTCTCCCGGGAGAGCATGCCCGTCTGGGGGTCGTTCGAGAAAACGTTCGGCGTGGAGATCGGCTACCGCCGAACGGGGTATCTGTTTCTCGCGAGAACCGAAGGGACCGCCGAGCACCTCCGGGAGAACGTCGCCAGACAGAACGATCTCGGCGTCCCCAGCGACTATCTCTCCCCGTCGGAGGCGATCGAGCACTGTCCCGGCCTCTACGCCGATCGGTACGTCGGTGCCGCCTACAGCCCCACGGACGGGTTCGCGGATCCTCACCTCGCCCTCCAGGGGTTCCTGCGCGGCGCCGGGGAAGCGGGCGCCGAGATCCACACCGGCGTCGAAGTGACGGACCTCCAGGTCCGCGACGGCCGGGTCGAACGGATCGAGACCGAGGACGGCGTCTCCGAGGTCGACTTCGTGGTCAACGCCGCGGGGCCGTGGGCGGGCGAGATCGCCGAGATGGTCGGCCTCGATCTCCCGGTGTCACCCCGCCGTCGACAGTTGCTCCTTGCGGAGCCGGAGCCGCCACTCCCACCGGACGCCCCGATGACGGTCGACGTGGACGAAAGCGTTCACTTCCGCCCGGAGTCCGACGGCGCAGCGATCGTCGGCGGTCGGAACGCCGACGGGGACCCGGAGCACGACCCCGATCGGTATCGGACCTCGAACGACCCCGACTGGACCGTCGACACGCTGGAGCGCGCCGCCGACGTCGCCACCTACTTCGGTCCGGAGACGGCGGTCGTCCGAGGCTGGGCGGGGCTGTACACGGTGACGCCGGATCACCACCCGATCGTCGAGGAACCGATCCCCGGATTCGTAAACGCCGTGGGGTTCTCGGGACACGGGTTCATGCACGCCCCGGCGACCGGACAGGTGGTCGCAGAACTGATCCTCGATGACACGCCGGAAACGGTCGACGTCTCCCCGCTTTCTGCCGACCGTTTCGAACGCGACGCGGAGCTCCACGAGGGGACCGTAATCGACTGA
- a CDS encoding DUF7110 family protein has product MSGRVFRLHSTLELPLEDVESFFDDDPELPPEVEDVEITRRNNTLILKAVSADDSISKYTPTAQLKASVTETRVYEEEPPRAGGPQWAREEEEEIPSELVEFACFKGDRETVLQNTALQYPMFLVLREIALLSEKGTLTAITESDGELQATRIVEGEERPASVEVVESPRSGDGEGGVNWRDNKFISE; this is encoded by the coding sequence ATGTCAGGCCGCGTATTCAGACTTCACTCGACGCTGGAACTGCCCCTCGAAGACGTCGAATCGTTCTTCGACGACGACCCAGAACTGCCGCCGGAGGTGGAAGACGTCGAGATCACCCGGCGGAACAACACGCTGATTTTGAAGGCCGTCTCGGCGGACGACAGCATCAGCAAGTACACGCCGACGGCACAGCTGAAGGCGAGCGTCACCGAAACGCGCGTCTACGAGGAGGAGCCCCCCCGGGCGGGCGGCCCGCAGTGGGCCCGCGAGGAGGAAGAGGAGATCCCCTCCGAGCTCGTCGAGTTCGCCTGTTTTAAAGGCGACCGGGAGACGGTGCTGCAAAACACCGCCCTCCAGTATCCGATGTTCCTGGTGCTCCGTGAGATCGCGCTGTTGTCCGAGAAGGGGACGCTCACCGCGATCACCGAGTCCGACGGTGAACTCCAGGCGACCCGGATCGTCGAGGGGGAGGAACGTCCCGCGAGCGTGGAAGTGGTCGAAAGCCCCCGCAGCGGCGACGGGGAGGGCGGCGTGAACTGGCGGGACAACAAGTTCATTTCGGAGTGA
- a CDS encoding DUF2267 domain-containing protein codes for MNFDEFTGTVQHRLELPDSGRAVRAIRATLMTLGSRIPEENAEDLAASLPMEIKWYLTGAVEEHGQRFDWREFIDRVSEIENADPPDAAHHARIVIDLVHSEVPESDFRQLRDMLPESEDDENWRKLFEIVDAGGWSEAHEAQTGGGPQPESGSE; via the coding sequence ATGAACTTCGATGAATTCACCGGGACCGTACAGCACAGACTCGAACTTCCGGACAGCGGACGGGCGGTGCGCGCGATCCGGGCGACCCTGATGACGCTGGGTTCCCGGATCCCCGAAGAGAACGCCGAGGATCTGGCGGCCTCGCTGCCGATGGAGATCAAGTGGTACCTGACCGGCGCGGTCGAAGAGCACGGCCAGCGGTTCGACTGGCGCGAGTTCATCGACCGGGTAAGCGAAATAGAAAACGCCGATCCGCCAGACGCCGCCCACCACGCCAGGATCGTTATCGACCTCGTCCACTCGGAGGTGCCGGAATCCGACTTCCGACAGCTCCGGGATATGCTGCCGGAAAGCGAAGACGACGAGAACTGGCGCAAACTGTTCGAGATCGTCGATGCCGGCGGCTGGAGCGAGGCCCACGAGGCCCAGACCGGGGGGGGCCCGCAGCCCGAGTCAGGTTCCGAGTGA
- a CDS encoding SDR family oxidoreductase translates to MTAMLSGQTAVITGAASGNGRAMAHRFAEHGADIVVADIQVEPREGGTPTHESVEEETEASATFVECDVTSIDDLDSAMDAAEEFGGVDTMVNNAGVFRSEDMLSLSEEEFDWLMDINVKGVYFGTQRAAKRMVDNGGGSIINLSSVAGLEGTGAYVSYCASKGAVRLMTYASADALGPEGIRVNAIHPGLIETKMTTEDVPILGTDAEDEFLENVPSGRAGTPGDVADAALYLASDLSDYVNGESLVLDGGMSSSG, encoded by the coding sequence ATGACAGCAATGCTCAGCGGACAAACGGCAGTAATCACTGGGGCAGCGAGCGGGAACGGACGGGCGATGGCTCACCGATTCGCGGAACACGGTGCCGATATTGTTGTTGCGGATATTCAGGTGGAACCACGTGAAGGCGGAACGCCGACACACGAAAGTGTCGAAGAAGAGACAGAGGCGAGTGCAACCTTCGTAGAGTGTGACGTGACCAGTATCGATGACCTTGACAGTGCAATGGATGCCGCCGAAGAGTTTGGCGGCGTCGATACGATGGTTAACAACGCCGGCGTGTTCCGGTCCGAAGATATGTTGAGTCTCTCGGAGGAGGAGTTCGACTGGCTGATGGATATCAACGTGAAAGGAGTCTACTTCGGGACACAACGAGCAGCCAAACGGATGGTCGACAACGGTGGCGGATCGATTATCAACCTCTCCAGCGTTGCCGGACTGGAAGGAACCGGCGCATACGTCTCCTACTGTGCCAGTAAGGGCGCAGTCCGACTGATGACCTACGCCTCCGCTGACGCGCTCGGCCCGGAAGGAATCAGAGTCAACGCGATTCATCCGGGACTCATCGAAACCAAGATGACGACTGAAGATGTGCCGATTCTTGGGACTGACGCGGAAGATGAGTTTCTCGAGAATGTTCCGAGTGGTCGTGCAGGAACGCCGGGCGATGTCGCCGACGCGGCGCTATATCTGGCAAGCGACCTGAGCGATTACGTCAACGGGGAATCACTCGTCTTGGATGGTGGAATGAGCAGTTCGGGGTAA
- a CDS encoding glutaredoxin family protein — MTFQPGGNLSQAEVDERVDRAIEENDVVLFIKGNRLMPQCGYSKRALQLVGQYTEEFEVVDVLPALPEYREALESHSGWETIPQTFVDGEFVGGSDVLAELDERGELESTLSDA; from the coding sequence ATGACGTTCCAGCCAGGCGGAAACCTGTCTCAAGCGGAAGTCGACGAGCGAGTCGACAGAGCGATCGAGGAGAACGACGTCGTACTGTTCATCAAGGGGAACCGACTGATGCCACAGTGCGGCTACTCGAAGCGGGCGCTCCAGCTCGTCGGTCAGTACACAGAGGAGTTCGAGGTGGTCGATGTGTTGCCGGCGCTTCCCGAGTACCGGGAGGCTCTCGAATCTCACAGTGGATGGGAGACGATCCCGCAGACGTTCGTCGACGGCGAGTTCGTCGGCGGGAGCGACGTGCTCGCAGAGCTCGACGAACGGGGCGAACTCGAGTCGACGCTTTCGGACGCGTGA
- a CDS encoding ABC1 kinase family protein, which translates to MRGLYYRYLVVLVRFLPFALAFLRDRRRFLLFGPPRRPDEKIHHQRAERIRDTLLELGPAFIKVGQVLSTRPDIVPPTYATVFGTLQDEVPEGVGGDPLTVLEEELGDEIDTMSADSVAGGSLAFVYAASYDGGRIALKVRRPGVKAVVERDLRVMAGFVPLIAALAPERQQYSIRNVADDFEEIILDELDFERERTMMAEIRNNFADDDRVVIPATLEELSSDRVLAMEYRAGRKITDDDAFDGVDVDAPEMAQRIVDVYLEMGVVDGIFHADPHPGNLAVTDDGRLLIYDFGMSEHLPPTVQEHIVGLYRALVRRDVDGLVDALVALDVLDPGVDRTEVGRILQLVIENLQGRPEITWRAILTEMTSMLRDFPFRIPPDVMLLIRVGTVGEGVCRELDPEFDFLEAVRSFLVEQGLIETEFQALLDETTRDLQTALPALLRTPARLERTVEQLERGDILVRTEAVDDRRTDPYLGYAVLAGALLVAGSVLSLQEGRYALLAFALATGFVLAYLLGRHFSA; encoded by the coding sequence ACGGATACGAGATACGCTGCTGGAACTTGGCCCGGCATTCATAAAGGTCGGACAGGTTCTCTCGACGCGCCCCGACATCGTCCCGCCGACGTACGCGACAGTGTTCGGTACGCTCCAGGACGAGGTGCCGGAGGGGGTCGGTGGCGACCCGCTGACGGTCCTGGAGGAGGAACTCGGCGACGAAATCGACACGATGTCGGCCGACTCCGTCGCCGGCGGGTCGCTGGCGTTCGTCTATGCTGCCTCCTACGACGGGGGCCGCATCGCTTTGAAAGTTCGACGCCCGGGGGTGAAAGCCGTCGTCGAGCGCGACCTCCGCGTTATGGCCGGGTTCGTTCCGCTGATAGCGGCGCTGGCGCCCGAGCGACAACAGTACTCGATCCGCAACGTCGCCGACGACTTCGAGGAGATCATCCTGGACGAACTGGATTTCGAGCGGGAGCGAACGATGATGGCCGAGATCCGGAACAACTTCGCCGACGACGACCGCGTCGTGATCCCGGCTACCCTCGAGGAACTCTCCTCCGACCGAGTGCTCGCGATGGAGTACCGTGCGGGACGAAAAATAACCGACGACGACGCCTTCGATGGAGTCGACGTCGACGCCCCGGAGATGGCCCAGCGGATCGTCGACGTCTATCTCGAGATGGGAGTCGTCGACGGCATCTTCCACGCGGATCCCCATCCGGGAAACCTCGCAGTAACCGACGACGGACGCCTGCTAATCTACGATTTCGGAATGAGCGAGCACTTGCCGCCAACCGTCCAGGAGCACATCGTCGGACTCTACCGGGCGCTGGTCCGGCGCGACGTCGACGGCCTCGTCGACGCGCTCGTCGCCCTGGACGTGCTCGATCCGGGCGTCGACCGCACGGAGGTCGGTCGAATACTTCAGCTCGTCATCGAGAACCTCCAGGGACGCCCCGAGATAACCTGGCGGGCGATACTCACTGAAATGACGTCGATGCTCCGGGATTTCCCGTTTCGCATCCCGCCCGACGTAATGCTACTCATCCGGGTCGGCACCGTAGGCGAGGGGGTCTGTCGCGAGCTCGATCCGGAGTTCGATTTCCTGGAGGCCGTCCGGTCGTTCCTCGTCGAACAGGGGCTCATCGAAACAGAATTTCAGGCGCTGCTCGATGAGACCACGAGGGACCTGCAGACGGCTCTCCCGGCGCTGTTGCGAACACCGGCGCGACTCGAACGAACAGTCGAACAACTCGAGCGCGGGGATATCCTCGTGCGCACCGAGGCCGTCGACGACCGCCGTACCGATCCGTACCTGGGGTATGCGGTACTCGCCGGGGCCTTGCTCGTCGCGGGCTCGGTGTTGAGCCTCCAGGAGGGACGGTATGCACTGCTCGCGTTCGCGCTCGCGACGGGGTTCGTCCTCGCGTATCTTCTGGGACGCCATTTTTCGGCGTGA